The Mus musculus strain C57BL/6J chromosome 2, GRCm38.p6 C57BL/6J genome has a window encoding:
- the Ier5l gene encoding immediate early response gene 5-like protein: protein MECALDAQSLISISLRKIHSSRTQRGGIKLHKNLLVSYVLRNARQLYLSERYAELYRRQQQQQQQQPPHHQHQHLAYAAPGMPASAADFGPLQLGGGGDAEAREPVARHQLHQLHQLHQLHLQQQLHQHQHPAPRGCTAAAPVAVAGAPAGCAGALSELPGCAALQPPHGAPHRGQHLEPLQPGPAPLPPPAPAALCPRDPRVPAACSAPSVLPGAAPSTVAASSPPASTAPSSSTGFYRGAYPAPSDFGVHCSSQTTVLDLDTHVVTTVENGYLHQDCCASAHCPCCGQGAPGPGLASAAGCKRKYYPGQEEEDDEEDAGDLGAEPPGGTPFAPCKRARFEDFCPDSSPDASNISNLISIFGSGFSGLVSRQPDSSEQPPPLNGQLCAKQALASLGAWTRAIVAF from the coding sequence ATGGAGTGCGCCCTGGACGCCCAGAGCCTGATCAGCATCTCCCTGCGCAAGATCCACAGCTCCCGGACCCAGCGCGGCGGCATCAAGCTGCACAAGAACCTCCTGGTGTCCTACGTGCTCCGCAACGCGCGCCAGCTCTACCTGAGCGAGCGTTACGCCGAGCTCTACCGgcgccagcagcagcagcagcaacagcagccgccccaccaccagcaccagcacctcGCTTACGCGGCGCCCGGAATGCCGGCCAGCGCGGCCGACTTCGGCCCGCTCCAACTTGGCGGCGGCGGGGACGCGGAGGCGCGCGAGCCGGTTGCCCGGCACCAGCTGCACCAGCTCCACCAGCTTCACCAGCTGCACCTCCAGCAGCAGCTGCACCAACACCAACACCCGGCGCCCAGGGGCTGCACGGCGGCGGCGCCGGTGGCGGTGGCCGGGGCGCCCGCGGGCTGCGCGGGGGCGCTCTCGGAGCTGCCCGGGTGCGCTGCGCTCCAGCCGCCGCACGGCGCGCCCCACCGCGGGCAGCACTTGGAGCCGCTGCAGCCGGGTCCCGCGCCGCTGCCGCCGCCCGCGCCCGCCGCGCTCTGCCCGCGGGACCCTCGCGTCCCGGCCGCTTGCTCTGCGCCCTCGGTGCTTCCGGGGGCTGCCCCTTCGACCGTCGCTGCCTCCTCTCCGCCCGCCTCTACAGCCCCTTCCTCATCCACTGGCTTCTACCGGGGCGCGTACCCGGCCCCCTCGGACTTCGGCGTGCACTGCAGCAGCCAGACCACCGTGCTGGACCTGGACACTCACGTGGTGACCACGGTAGAAAACGGCTACTTGCACCAGGACTGCTGCGCCTCCGCCCACTGCCCCTGCTGTGGCCAGGGCGCTCCGGGACCCGGTCTGGCGTCCGCCGCTGGTTGCAAGCGCAAGTATTACCCTGgccaggaggaagaggacgaCGAAGAGGACGCGGGCGACCTGGGAGCCGAGCCCCCCGGGGGTACCCCATTCGCCCCCTGTAAGCGCGCCCGCTTCGAGGACTTCTGCCCGGACTCGTCCCCGGACGCGTCCAACATCTCAAACTTGATCTCCATCTTTGGCTCGGGCTTCTCGGGGCTGGTGAGCCGACAGCCGGACTCCTCGGAGCAGCCGCCGCCGCTCAACGGGCAGCTGTGCGCCAAGCAGGCGCTCGCCAGCCTCGGCGCCTGGACTCGAGCCATTGTCGCCTTCTAG